The Bradyrhizobium barranii subsp. barranii genome segment GCGTCCGCTCGCTGGGCCGGCTGAAGCTACTGCCGGCTCCGGCAGCTGGTCTGGCATCACCATCGCCGGCACAAAGGCTGGCTGGCGTTGTTCGCTCGTCCGCGTCCCAAACGATCGTCGCCAAGTCAACATACCGTATCGTCGTGCTGTCGGCGAGACAGCACGCGGTGCCTGCAAACTCTCCAGAACGATCTTGAGTTTCTCATCATCGGTCCAGCGGCGGCGACGACCAGTCTCGACAACCTCGAACCGTTCGATCTGAGCACTGAACCTATTGCTGTCCATAAGCGCTGTTACACAGCACTCGCCCTAACCCGACAAGGCGGCCCTCACCGGAGGGAGACGCCTCACACGAAATTCACAGGCGACTTCGGTAACGCGATTGAGGTCATACGAGTCAGCGGTCGCTCACTGCGTAGTGTTTTCGCGAAAAGTCTTGAGCCCTCCAACTTTCAACTTTGGCAACACAATCGGCCCGTTTCGGACATGTCCCGTCGCGCTGACGATGCCCGTTGGTAAGACAAAGGCAGACCTTGGGAGTCCAAGCGCAGGGCGTGAGGAACCGCTGTTAACGGCTTGCCTGTGTCCAGCATTGGCGGGCGGATGCCTATAGGTTGATTTAGATCAACATCCACTCTCCGGAATTTGGGCGACCTGCAAGAGGGCGGGAGACACGGAGTTTGAGATATGGGTGAACGATCGGAATCGATGGTCAGCCGTCGAGGCGCTCTTGCTGTTTGTGGATACGCAGCCGTCTTCGGGTTCCTGGCCTCGCCTGCAATTCTGATGGTGTCAGATGCTGACGCCCAGACCTCAACCGCACCGGCCACGCCCGCAGCGCCTTCCACTGAGACACCGCAGTCGGGCACGGAGCGACGTCAGGAACGACGCACAGGGCGCACAGAACGGCGTCAGGATCGACGGACGGGGCGAACAGAACAGCGTCAGGAGCGACGGACGGGGCGCACAGAGCGGCGCGAAGAGCGGCATGACGGTGCTGCCGAAGAGAAAAAGTAGCCGCGCGTCCACCAAGCACGCCCCAACCAATTAAGAGCAAGTACATGAAAAGTACAACGGTGCTCGGGGCGGCCCTCGGGGCAGCGATGTTGTGCTTGGCGCCCGTGTCGTTTCATTGGTCACCAGCCGGGACTATCGTTATCTCCCTCGACAAAGCTGACGCTCGTGTCGGTCGTCCGCTCACACCTGGCAGCGTTGCGGGGGTTCATAGGCGAGTGCATCGGCGCGCGTATCGTGGCGCGGGTGCTATGGAGCTGCTGTAGGCGCAGCTGCCGTCGGAGCAGGGCCACGGGAGCGTACCACCGGCAATGCGGTTATTATCCAAATCGTCCGAGCTATTGAGCGCGACGTCGCATCCAGCGTTGATCTACGTCAACATCACCCACTCTACTTTCCACCCACAAGTGCTTGCCGCGATGCATCTCTATCGGTTCGCGGCGAAAGGGAGGATCACCATGCATCGGACAAAGAGTTTGTCGATCGAGTCAGCGACAGTTGCCGGGATTGCCGCCAGCGTCCTGCTGGGGTTGGGGGGTCTCACGCTCAATCCAACGCCAGCCAAGGCGGTCGTGTATTGCCAGTACGTTGAATATCCGGTGGGGTGCGTTGCAAGGGCTGGCGTCGTGCTCAGGCCTCGTCCGGTGGCGCGCGCTGCCGTCCGTCATAACGCAGGGGGCAATGCAAACGGCGGCGTCAATCGCGTTGGGGTGCGGCGGTAGGGCAGTGTGTCTGTGCCGCATTGTTGAAAAGATGCAGCCGCCTCAATTGCGGCACGGGACTCAGCCATTGATTCGCTCGGTAATCCAGCGTTCGTCGGCTTGTCCACGATCCCTTAGAACTCACACCTGGATCGGCCAACGATGGGGGTGCAAGGGCGCTTGGTCCCCATCCGGGCGCCCTTGTGCTGCGAGAGGCCTAGGCTCCGCGCCAGACGCGCAACACGCCCTCGCGAAAGCCGCCGACGAAATGATCGGACGTATCCGATGGCAGAATTTGGCTGAGATCATCGAACGAGCCGCTCACCATGGTCGCAAGCTCATGTGCTGAAGCATGCTCCGCCCATCGGCGCCCCAGCTCTAAACCCCGTTGGCGATCTTCCTCTGCGTCCATCGTCTCGGCTATCTTGCGCGTTAGCCGGCCCCGACGAAGTTGCTGACCGCGCCGGGGCCTTCTACGTTCTCGCCAAGCTTAGGAAGCTTGGGGGCTGGAAAGATCGGCGAGGCGTATCGTAGGGAAGCACAAACCCGGTGCGTGGCTAGTGCACTTTGTGCCAATGCGAAGCGGATGACCGGCATCCGTCGTTTCTATTGGCTGCCTCCAAGGGCACGCCCCAGTCGTTCCAGTTTGACGCAGAATAGCGCGAACAGCGACGCCATGAGTTGCAGCCCGCGACGGAACATGAGCCAGAGATCGGCGCCGTGATTGATCTCGGGCAAATGTCTGAAGAACACGACGCCGAACAGTGAGCCACCGAAAATGAAAGCAAGGCGCCCCAGAAACAGAAACAGGTGGCTCAGGATTGGGTTCGAGCGCTGAGGGGGAAGCGGAACGCATCGAAGGCGATACCAATAGGCGACTTGCATCGCAACGATCATGATTGGCGCTGCAAGATTGTCAGACCGTTCGAAAGGTAGCTGCTCACCGGGATAGGTCATCAAGTGCCTAAATTCGGGCAGACCGTCCAAGATTATAAATAGCGCTCCCGTCAGTTGACCCAGGAGAAGAAGCAAATAGAGGGCTCTCGATTTCAAGTTCGTCATGCCAAACACCCGTGAAAGCTTGCTGTCAGCGCGGCTGTGCACGAAGGCGTCCTGTATTGGGTCTGGTGACGGCCCGCCGCGTTAAATTGGCACAAACTGCATAGCGCAAAGTCACATAGCTGCATCGCGGCTTCCCCTGATTGTATCGTAAGCGGAGCTTTTCTCCCATTTGATCTGAACTGGAAGCGAGTGGGCGAACGGATTGTCGCGACGCCAGCTGCGGCGAACTGACTCAGACCCGACAACCTGTTTCGCGCGGGGCTTTGGGATGATAGCTTGCGGATGTGCCGCCGTCCCCCATTGATCCCGCCCGTCTTGCAGCGCTGCCCGCCGATGTGCGCGCGCTCTTCCGCGCGCAGGAAGCGATGATTGAAGCCGAGCGTCGTCGCGCAGACGATGAATGCTCGGCGCGCCTTCATGTCGAGAGTGAACTGGCTGCGTCCAAAGAGAGCGTCGAACGCCTCGAACTGCTCGTGAAGGAGTACGAGCGCGCACGTTTCGGTAAACGCTCGGAGAAGTTCAATCCCGATCAGATGCAACTGGTTCTCGAGGACATCGAGATTGCCATCGCCGAAGTCCAGGAACGCCAGGACGATCGTGCGCGCCGCGCCGGCACGGCGCCGTCCAGCCGCCGGACCAGGCGCGCTGCCCGTGCCTTTCCCGCGCACCTGCCGCGCATCGAGCAGGTGATCGAACCCGAGAACCTCGAGTGTCCCTGCGGCTGCGGCCGGATGGTCCAGATCGGCGAGGATCGCTCCCGCCGTCTCGATGTCATGGCCGCCCAGTATCGTGTGATCGAGACGGTGCGACCGCGCTACGCCTGCGCAAAGGGCTGCACCGGTGTTGCTCAGGCGCCGGCGCCCGCCCATCTCGTGGAGGGTGGCATCCCCACCGAGGCGCTGCTGGCGCAGGTGGCGGTCGCCAAGTTCAGCGAGCACATGCCACTCTATCGTCAGTCGCAGGTTCTGGCTCGGCATGGCATCTTCATCGATCGCGCCGTTCTGGCAGACTGGATGGGAACGGTCGCCTTCCACCTCGCGCCGCTGGTCGAGCGCATGAGCGTCGTGATGAAGCAATCGGGCCGCTTGTTCATAGACGAGACCAGGGCGCCTGTGCTCGATCCGGGCCGGGGCCGAACGAAGACCGGCTATCTGTGGGCTGTCCTGCGCGACGATCGCGGCCACGGCGGCGCTGATCCACCAATCGTGGTCTACCACTACGCGCCAGGACGCGGTGGTGACCATGCTGAGCGCATCCTCGAGGGCTTCGACGGCATCCTTCAGGTCGACGGATACCAGGGCTATCATCGGCTCGCACGGCCCAAGCGCAAAGGCGGCGTGCCGCTGCGGCTGGCCGCATGTTGGTCCCACTCAAGGCGCAAGATCATCGCAGCGACTCCGAAAGCCGGCTCACCCATCGCCGAAGCCGTTCTCGCGCGCATCGCCGCACTCTATGCGATCGAGAAGGAGATCCGTGGCGCCGACGCCCCGGCTCGGCAAACGACCCGTAACGAGCGATCACGGCCGCTCGTCGCTGAACTCGAGAGGTTTCTGCGCGAGCAAGCCGCTCGCCTGTCGCCGGGCAGCGAGATGGGCAAGGCGATCGCCTATCTCCTGAACCATTGGGATGGCCTCACCTTGTTTCTCGACGATGGTTGCGTTGAGATGGACACCAATCCCGTCGAAAATCAAATCAGGCCGCTGACTCTGACGCGTAAAAATAGTTTATTTGCTGGTCACGACGAAGGTGGTCGTTCATGGGCGCGCATAGCTTCGCTCATCGCCACCTGCAAAATCAACAGCGTGGAGCCCTACGTCTGGATGAAAGCGACGCTCAAGGCGATCGCAACCGGTCACCCGCAGTCCCGGATCGACGAGCTCCTGCCCTGGTCGTTCGGCCGCACCTCGTAATTCTCCGTCGTTGCCGCCTCCATACCCCCCGCCAACGATTTGCAAACACGTTGATCAACAGACTGCAATCCCCACGCCAAACCTTTGCGAGTGGGACGCGAACGTCGCTTACGATAAAGTTCGGTCGAGATGTCGTAGTGGTGGCGGGCGTGGGCGGCGGCAAGCCCGATCGGATTGGCTTGATGTCAGCGGCGCAGACCACGCCACACCCGTCGCATCAGCTTCTGTGAGCTGTACGAATAAAGCCCGGCCCGGTTGACCGAGAACAGCAGCAGAAAATCTTGGATTTCGTTACTGTCCTCCAACGTCAGTTTGCCGTCCATATAGGCTTCGGCGGCGTATAATTCCGGATTGATGAACAGTTTGTAGTAGAGCTTGCGATCGTGGAGACGGATGGCGACCTCGGGGCCGGGCTGGCATTCGCCGAAGACATGGACCGTGCCCTCAGCGTCACGGACTCGCAGAGTGCCTTGTCGTATGAAGCGTCGGAGCAGATCGGACAACAAACGCACGTGACAGCCTCCGTGGCCCCCGCAGGTCTATTCAATAAGGTACGCGAAACAGCGCACGGCGATCCGATTCAAACGGATCTTGGTTGTTGTCCAAGTCCAGTCCGTTCGTCGGGGACACGCGGGTACTGCGGCATTGCTAACGAAAATCGCAAGGGATAATCGCCTCCACGTCTAAAGCCATGCTTGCAGTACAGGCATTCCTCTCCCTTTACCTTGCGATTTTTTTGAGGGTGGCAAGTTGTCGGAAGAAGTCCAGCTTTGGCTGAGCAGGGCTTCCAAGCACTTTGGCGCCTGGGGCCACATCCGATATTACGCCCGCTTGCGCTCCAATCTCTGCACCCTGACCGATCCGGACATGGCCCGCCATACCGGCTTGTCCCCCGACGCGGACAAAATCCTCTAGCCCGTCCTATTCGTGAGAGTGCGGCTTTTGGGCCCGATTGATGCGGCCGCACATCTTGTCTGACGAGGCGCACAGGATTGCCTTCGGCTTTTCGCCGCCTGACGACCGGTACTTTGCAACGCGCTTGAGGGATGGGTTGGGCGAACGGGGGCGGACGCCCCGCCGGTCAAGGACCGAGCGGCAGCAGCGCGCCGGGCAAGCCGCAGATCAGGTCGGCTTCGGGACATGCCGCGGCAAACGCAAGGCGAATGCGGCTCGTGGTCTCGACGACACGGGCGGCGATTTTCAAGAGCCGAAGACGCAGCGTCGCGAACTCGGCAGCGGCCAATTCCCGGGCTTTGGGAATGGCGTCGCGCACGGTCAGCATCAGCCAATAAGCGGCCGTATGGAGCACGAGACGGACCTGGTTGGCGAGCGCCGAACGGCAGCTGGTGCGATCGGAGGCGAGCTGCGTCTTATGCAGCTTGATCAGATTCTCGGCTT includes the following:
- the tnpA gene encoding IS66-like element accessory protein TnpA, whose translation is MDSNRFSAQIERFEVVETGRRRRWTDDEKLKIVLESLQAPRAVSPTARRYGMLTWRRSFGTRTSEQRQPAFVPAMVMPDQLPEPAVASAGPASGRMEIVIGQACRVIVDAGVDMTALSRVLDLLERR
- the tnpC gene encoding IS66 family transposase, yielding MIEAERRRADDECSARLHVESELAASKESVERLELLVKEYERARFGKRSEKFNPDQMQLVLEDIEIAIAEVQERQDDRARRAGTAPSSRRTRRAARAFPAHLPRIEQVIEPENLECPCGCGRMVQIGEDRSRRLDVMAAQYRVIETVRPRYACAKGCTGVAQAPAPAHLVEGGIPTEALLAQVAVAKFSEHMPLYRQSQVLARHGIFIDRAVLADWMGTVAFHLAPLVERMSVVMKQSGRLFIDETRAPVLDPGRGRTKTGYLWAVLRDDRGHGGADPPIVVYHYAPGRGGDHAERILEGFDGILQVDGYQGYHRLARPKRKGGVPLRLAACWSHSRRKIIAATPKAGSPIAEAVLARIAALYAIEKEIRGADAPARQTTRNERSRPLVAELERFLREQAARLSPGSEMGKAIAYLLNHWDGLTLFLDDGCVEMDTNPVENQIRPLTLTRKNSLFAGHDEGGRSWARIASLIATCKINSVEPYVWMKATLKAIATGHPQSRIDELLPWSFGRTS
- a CDS encoding DUF7884 domain-containing protein; amino-acid sequence: MRLLSDLLRRFIRQGTLRVRDAEGTVHVFGECQPGPEVAIRLHDRKLYYKLFINPELYAAEAYMDGKLTLEDSNEIQDFLLLFSVNRAGLYSYSSQKLMRRVWRGLRR